A section of the Myxococcus virescens genome encodes:
- a CDS encoding tetratricopeptide repeat protein, which translates to MSKWILWLFLTLLTGSPLLSLGLIIVIIFVADRFTWQVLPSPVRLLKRFQRAGQLAGTILTNPHERRARHELADIRVEQRRYAEAVDILRPNLEAGDEDVDTLYLLGVAYLGAGDAQRGELLLDEAAKLDAGHKLGAIDLERGRFRLKRGDVPGAVEALERYCKVRHGTVEGRYLLAKALSRAGRGDDAKRMRDLAWSEYVVAPRFQRRRERKWAWRARPSRPLMYAAAVALVLGLLASMLPRFIVTPEGDYGGRYGSGAYGEPPSAVGMEEYQGE; encoded by the coding sequence ATGAGCAAGTGGATACTGTGGCTGTTCCTCACCCTGCTGACGGGCAGCCCGCTGCTGTCGCTGGGCCTCATCATCGTCATCATCTTCGTGGCGGACCGCTTCACGTGGCAGGTGCTGCCCAGCCCGGTGCGGCTGCTCAAGCGCTTCCAGCGCGCGGGACAACTGGCGGGCACCATCCTCACCAACCCGCATGAGCGGCGCGCGCGGCACGAGTTGGCGGACATCCGCGTGGAGCAGCGCCGCTACGCCGAGGCGGTGGACATCCTCAGGCCCAACCTGGAGGCGGGCGACGAGGACGTGGATACGCTGTACCTGCTGGGCGTGGCCTACCTGGGCGCCGGTGACGCCCAGCGCGGCGAGCTGCTGCTGGACGAGGCGGCGAAGCTGGACGCGGGCCACAAGCTAGGCGCCATCGACCTGGAGCGCGGTCGTTTCCGGCTGAAGCGTGGCGACGTGCCGGGCGCGGTGGAGGCGCTGGAGCGCTACTGCAAGGTGCGACACGGCACGGTGGAAGGTCGCTATCTGCTGGCCAAGGCCCTGAGCCGGGCGGGCCGCGGCGACGACGCGAAGCGGATGCGCGACCTGGCCTGGTCCGAATACGTGGTGGCGCCCCGGTTCCAGCGGCGCCGGGAGCGCAAGTGGGCCTGGCGCGCGCGGCCCAGCCGGCCGTTGATGTACGCGGCGGCCGTGGCCCTGGTGCTGGGCCTGCTGGCGTCCATGTTGCCCCGGTTCATAGTGACCCCAGAGGGAGACTACGGCGGCCGCTACGGCTCCGGCGCGTATGGCGAGCCACCCAGTGCGGTGGGGATGGAGGAGTACCAGGGCGAGTAG
- a CDS encoding ABC transporter substrate-binding protein — protein MRRPLMLLATLALAVVACEKKNAPAAPSPEGQATGAPAAPVDSNTILLGEVGSLTGSEATFGVSARNGIELALNEANEAGGVKGKKLQVRVYDSQGRPEEGAQAVTRLITQDKVVAILGEAASSVSMAMAEKAQAGKVPMVTPTSTAPEVTQKGDYIFRVCFIDPFQGLAMAKFARENLKLSRVAVLRDNKSAFSMGLADVFTARFKEFGGEVPGDESYSKGDTDFRAQLTSLKRLKPDAVFVPGYYTDVGIIARQAREIGLKVPLLGGDGWDSDKLYELGGSALEGSYFANHYSPDNPDPLLQKFLARYKATYGSVPDSVAALAYDAARVTIDAMKRAPDLSGPSLRDAIAATKEFPGVTGRITLDANRDAVKEAVVLKVSGGKAEFVTTVTP, from the coding sequence ATGCGCCGTCCCCTGATGCTGCTCGCGACCCTGGCCCTGGCCGTGGTGGCCTGCGAGAAGAAGAACGCGCCCGCCGCGCCCTCGCCGGAGGGGCAGGCGACCGGGGCACCGGCCGCTCCGGTGGACTCGAACACGATTCTGCTGGGAGAGGTCGGCAGCCTCACGGGGAGCGAGGCGACCTTCGGGGTGTCCGCGCGCAACGGCATCGAGCTGGCGCTGAACGAGGCCAACGAGGCGGGCGGCGTGAAGGGCAAGAAGCTCCAGGTGCGCGTCTACGACAGCCAGGGCCGGCCGGAGGAAGGCGCCCAGGCCGTGACGCGGCTCATCACCCAGGACAAGGTGGTGGCGATTCTGGGCGAGGCGGCCTCGTCGGTGTCCATGGCCATGGCGGAGAAGGCGCAGGCGGGCAAGGTGCCCATGGTGACGCCCACGTCCACCGCGCCGGAGGTGACGCAGAAGGGCGACTACATCTTCCGCGTCTGCTTCATCGACCCCTTCCAGGGGCTCGCCATGGCGAAGTTCGCGCGGGAGAACCTGAAGCTGTCCCGCGTGGCGGTGCTGCGCGACAACAAGAGCGCGTTCTCCATGGGCCTGGCGGACGTGTTCACCGCCAGGTTCAAGGAGTTCGGCGGCGAGGTGCCGGGCGATGAGAGCTACTCCAAGGGCGACACGGACTTCCGCGCGCAGCTGACGTCCCTCAAGCGGCTGAAGCCGGACGCCGTCTTCGTCCCTGGCTACTACACGGACGTGGGCATCATCGCGCGGCAGGCGCGTGAAATCGGGCTCAAGGTGCCGCTGCTCGGCGGCGACGGCTGGGACTCCGACAAGCTGTACGAGCTGGGCGGCTCCGCGCTGGAGGGCAGCTACTTCGCCAACCACTACTCGCCGGACAACCCGGACCCGCTGCTCCAGAAGTTCCTGGCCCGCTACAAGGCCACCTACGGCAGCGTGCCGGACAGCGTGGCCGCGCTGGCGTACGACGCGGCGCGGGTGACCATCGACGCCATGAAGCGCGCGCCGGACCTGAGCGGCCCTTCGCTGCGCGACGCGATTGCCGCGACGAAGGAGTTCCCGGGCGTGACGGGCAGAATCACCCTGGACGCCAACCGCGACGCGGTGAAGGAGGCCGTGGTGCTCAAGGTCTCCGGCGGCAAGGCGGAGTTCGTCACCACGGTGACGCCGTAG
- the sufB gene encoding Fe-S cluster assembly protein SufB, with protein sequence MSTETLQELTRRPYAAGFVTQVESDTFPPGLDEDVIRRLSAKKGEPEFLLDWRLKAFRHWKTMKEPSWQAVTYAPIDYQAISYYSAPKQKPVKASLDEVDPEILRTYEKLGIPLHEQKLLQNVAVDAVFDSVSVATTFKDKLAKAGVIFCSFSEAVREHPELVKKYLGTVVPYSDNYFAALNSAVFSDGSFVYIPKGVRCPMELSTYFRINAAETGQFERTLIVAEEGSYVSYLEGCTAPQRDTNQLHAAVVELVALDNATIKYSTVQNWYPGDAEGRGGIYNFVTKRGIAHRAAKISWTQVETGSAITWKYPSVILKGDDSVGEFYSVALTNHMQQADTGTKMVHIGKNSRSTIVSKGISAGRGQNTYRGLVKVLKSAENARNYTQCDSLLLGDKCGAHTVPYIEVKNASAQVEHEASTSKIGEDQLFYCRQRGISQEDAVSMIVNGFCRQVFKELPMEFAVEAQKLLGVSLEGSVG encoded by the coding sequence ATGAGCACCGAAACCCTCCAGGAACTGACGCGCCGCCCGTATGCGGCGGGCTTCGTCACCCAGGTGGAATCGGACACGTTTCCCCCCGGGCTGGACGAGGACGTCATCCGCCGGCTCTCCGCGAAGAAGGGTGAGCCGGAGTTCCTCCTCGACTGGCGCCTCAAGGCCTTCCGCCACTGGAAGACGATGAAGGAGCCCTCGTGGCAGGCCGTCACCTACGCGCCCATCGACTACCAGGCCATCAGCTATTACTCGGCGCCGAAGCAGAAGCCGGTGAAGGCCAGCCTGGACGAGGTGGACCCGGAGATTCTGCGCACCTACGAGAAGCTCGGCATTCCGCTGCATGAGCAGAAGCTGCTGCAGAACGTGGCGGTGGACGCTGTCTTCGACTCGGTGTCGGTGGCCACCACGTTCAAGGACAAGCTGGCCAAGGCGGGCGTCATCTTCTGCTCGTTCTCCGAGGCCGTGCGCGAGCACCCGGAGCTGGTGAAGAAGTACCTGGGCACCGTCGTGCCGTACTCGGACAACTACTTCGCCGCGCTCAACTCGGCGGTCTTCAGCGACGGCTCGTTCGTCTACATCCCCAAGGGCGTGCGCTGCCCCATGGAGCTGTCCACGTACTTCCGCATCAACGCGGCGGAGACGGGCCAGTTCGAGCGCACGCTCATCGTCGCGGAGGAGGGCTCCTACGTGAGCTACCTGGAGGGCTGCACGGCGCCCCAGCGCGACACCAACCAGCTCCACGCCGCGGTGGTGGAGCTGGTGGCCTTGGACAACGCCACCATCAAGTACTCCACGGTGCAGAACTGGTACCCGGGCGACGCGGAGGGGCGCGGCGGCATCTACAACTTCGTCACCAAGCGCGGCATCGCGCACCGGGCGGCGAAGATTTCGTGGACGCAGGTGGAGACGGGCTCGGCGATTACGTGGAAGTACCCGAGCGTCATCCTCAAGGGGGATGACTCGGTGGGCGAGTTCTACTCGGTGGCGCTCACCAACCACATGCAGCAGGCGGACACGGGCACGAAGATGGTGCACATCGGGAAGAACTCCCGCAGCACCATCGTGTCCAAGGGCATCTCCGCCGGCCGCGGGCAGAACACGTACCGGGGGCTGGTGAAGGTGCTCAAGAGCGCGGAGAACGCGCGCAACTACACGCAGTGCGATTCGCTGCTGCTCGGTGACAAGTGCGGCGCCCACACGGTGCCGTACATCGAGGTGAAGAACGCGTCGGCGCAGGTGGAGCACGAGGCGTCCACGTCGAAGATTGGCGAGGACCAGCTCTTCTACTGCCGGCAGCGGGGCATCTCGCAGGAGGACGCGGTGTCGATGATCGTCAACGGCTTCTGCCGCCAGGTGTTCAAGGAGCTCCCCATGGAGTTCGCGGTGGAAGCGCAGAAGCTGCTCGGAGTCAGCCTGGAAGGGAGCGTGGGGTAG
- a CDS encoding TadE/TadG family type IV pilus assembly protein yields the protein MGSIRERNQSGQAAVEAAIVLPLFVFLILGILQLGLMHQARLLTKYAAYKAVRAGSLNSAKVEEMEKAALAVLMPMLSVPGQKGAYIPPVGSAAEFQAKWRDVSGNQIPGTSLKHAQVTVCGPTRSDVGGGGPELDFDDPRNTAPTGWKESHRTKLRVQVTFNYRMFIPFADWVIYQSTRGRELRKELRMYRKPTDPKKQGDKPDRTESLLEQAAAQKIYITPIRATYTMRMQSNFFLNRAALPGSNECVFPFSYKGKAP from the coding sequence ATGGGCAGCATTCGTGAGAGGAATCAGTCGGGCCAGGCGGCCGTCGAAGCTGCCATTGTCCTTCCCCTGTTCGTCTTCCTCATCCTGGGCATCCTCCAGCTGGGGCTGATGCACCAGGCGCGGCTGCTGACCAAGTACGCCGCCTACAAGGCTGTGCGGGCTGGGTCGCTGAACAGCGCCAAGGTCGAGGAGATGGAGAAGGCCGCGCTCGCGGTGCTGATGCCGATGCTGAGCGTTCCCGGGCAGAAGGGCGCCTACATCCCCCCGGTGGGAAGCGCGGCGGAGTTCCAGGCCAAGTGGCGTGACGTGTCGGGCAACCAGATTCCCGGTACGTCACTGAAACACGCGCAGGTCACCGTCTGCGGCCCCACGCGGAGCGACGTCGGCGGAGGTGGGCCGGAGCTGGACTTCGATGACCCCCGGAACACCGCGCCCACGGGCTGGAAGGAGAGCCACCGCACCAAGCTGCGCGTCCAGGTGACGTTCAACTACCGGATGTTCATCCCCTTCGCGGACTGGGTCATCTACCAATCCACCCGTGGCCGCGAGCTGCGGAAGGAACTGCGAATGTATCGCAAGCCTACCGACCCAAAGAAGCAGGGCGACAAACCGGACCGCACGGAGTCCCTCCTGGAGCAGGCGGCTGCGCAGAAAATCTACATCACCCCCATTCGCGCCACCTACACCATGCGGATGCAGTCCAACTTCTTCCTCAACCGGGCAGCCCTCCCAGGGAGCAACGAATGCGTCTTCCCATTCTCCTACAAAGGCAAGGCGCCGTGA
- a CDS encoding DUF4388 domain-containing protein yields the protein MFPTPSQVLRQREGVLADTPFPLLLHALMAEERTCTLELKVRQREKRIVFEDGAPVACQSNLLHETLGKYLVEKGKLSETDYQKALAESISAEVPLSGLLVQKGFISPFDLYKQLQANLAHKLLDCFRWVDAKYRLIADVEPPDASVRTNTGQLILTGVANVMPFDAVATHFTFTDERRFGQMSGSEAGLKLSSKDARLFQALRLRPTFGELMERTGFDTEVVLRRLYALCLLEVAGFVEDVDAKAARLSAGKGTAPAAPASEPVAPPVAAPAPQGTPFSDEDEAARNALVSAFMSHRSKDPFALLDVPEDVQPVPLRKAFLALADRYAPLRFHTPELREKAEVLLAAHAKAFGALSDAEQNLLWRKRRAAHREKDRGTRPTTAEQFRIRTDLLDATTQFDEAKRRLAARNHAGAFEYFEYACDIDPKPLYQAYRAYARYLMKPEAHGRLAQQELQEVLRQEPTLEEGWAFLGEVAQGEGQWGQAEDAFRRAFKLNPKNRRYVELIQEIVRRR from the coding sequence ATGTTCCCCACGCCGTCGCAGGTCCTCCGCCAGCGGGAGGGAGTGCTGGCCGATACGCCGTTCCCCCTGCTGCTTCACGCGCTGATGGCGGAGGAGCGCACCTGCACGTTGGAATTGAAGGTGCGCCAGCGGGAGAAGCGCATCGTCTTCGAGGACGGCGCGCCGGTGGCGTGCCAGTCCAACCTCCTCCACGAGACGCTGGGCAAGTACCTGGTGGAGAAGGGCAAGCTGTCGGAGACGGACTACCAGAAGGCGCTGGCGGAGAGCATCTCCGCGGAGGTGCCGCTCAGCGGCCTGCTGGTGCAGAAGGGCTTCATCAGTCCCTTCGATTTGTACAAGCAATTGCAGGCGAACCTGGCGCACAAGCTGCTGGACTGCTTCCGCTGGGTGGACGCGAAGTACCGGCTCATCGCCGACGTGGAGCCTCCGGACGCCAGCGTGCGGACGAACACGGGCCAGCTCATCCTCACGGGCGTGGCCAACGTGATGCCTTTCGACGCGGTGGCCACGCACTTCACCTTCACGGATGAGCGCCGCTTCGGGCAGATGTCGGGCTCGGAGGCGGGCCTGAAGCTGTCGTCGAAGGACGCGCGGCTGTTCCAGGCGCTCCGGCTGCGTCCCACCTTCGGTGAGCTGATGGAGCGCACCGGGTTCGACACGGAGGTGGTGCTCCGGCGGTTGTACGCGCTGTGCCTGCTGGAGGTCGCGGGCTTCGTGGAGGACGTGGACGCGAAGGCGGCCCGGCTGAGCGCGGGGAAGGGGACGGCGCCCGCCGCGCCCGCGTCCGAGCCGGTGGCGCCTCCGGTGGCGGCGCCCGCTCCGCAGGGGACGCCGTTCTCCGACGAGGACGAGGCGGCGCGCAATGCCCTGGTGAGCGCCTTCATGTCGCACCGGAGCAAGGACCCCTTCGCGCTGCTGGACGTGCCCGAGGACGTGCAGCCGGTGCCGCTGCGCAAGGCCTTCCTGGCCCTGGCGGACCGCTACGCGCCCCTGCGCTTCCACACGCCGGAGCTCCGCGAGAAGGCGGAGGTGCTGCTGGCGGCCCATGCGAAGGCGTTTGGCGCGCTGTCGGACGCGGAGCAGAACCTGCTGTGGCGCAAGCGGCGCGCGGCGCATCGGGAGAAGGACCGGGGCACGCGGCCCACCACGGCCGAGCAGTTCCGCATCCGCACGGACTTGCTGGACGCGACCACGCAGTTCGACGAGGCGAAGCGCCGGCTGGCCGCGCGGAACCACGCGGGGGCCTTCGAGTACTTCGAGTACGCCTGCGACATCGACCCGAAGCCGCTGTACCAGGCCTACCGGGCCTACGCGCGCTATCTGATGAAGCCGGAGGCGCACGGCCGGCTGGCGCAGCAGGAGTTGCAGGAGGTGCTGCGCCAGGAGCCCACGCTGGAGGAGGGCTGGGCCTTCCTGGGTGAAGTGGCCCAGGGCGAAGGCCAGTGGGGGCAGGCCGAAGACGCGTTCCGCAGGGCGTTCAAGCTGAACCCGAAGAACCGCCGCTACGTCGAACTCATCCAGGAGATTGTCCGGCGGCGCTAG
- a CDS encoding TadE/TadG family type IV pilus assembly protein encodes MRLPILLQRQGAVSASARRRAQRGQSIVLGALSFLVLALMVTLSFNLAHALRQKMGLQQHSDALAYSMAVLEARSLNYYAVSNRAIAASYVAMNSLHAYMAAASVTGSMMRASEANFKEFARREKIMCSCKGCYEHCLHAMEATKIATEFANAGRQYDQKVRALESSFNAAIRGLDVMVDNLHASQREAHSQTLQAIQDGRSHGLSLLADYTAPEVGALPQAVGGLNANEFNCAVDGMNCRGSVENASPEALARVMTEISNATRSGWPAARKTGARGVAKPPYLHDDVIRDLRDIAQKKLYTVTSHEGTAKSVQDKSQVNDGGRQGGNQGTTVAAREEGAIRNTWEHQLTSTTDYEAEVWSDANGGDHTPGGAHSGSHNFEGVNANALSGCARSGNCFMKFRANPSSGRDWGQPRVYSYLTRRLRVGDPSRAPWELNASAQIQLDHGAQGTATLTLAAQEGVALSKALVYYHRFGANGWREAPNLFSPYWRAKLHPISSDEAAEVLEAAGNTDASRLARVPGVSL; translated from the coding sequence ATGCGTCTTCCCATTCTCCTACAAAGGCAAGGCGCCGTGAGCGCCTCGGCCAGGAGACGCGCGCAGCGAGGGCAATCCATTGTCCTGGGAGCGCTGTCCTTCCTGGTGCTCGCGCTGATGGTGACGCTGAGCTTCAACCTCGCACATGCGCTGCGCCAGAAGATGGGTTTGCAGCAGCACAGCGACGCGTTGGCGTACTCCATGGCGGTCCTGGAGGCGCGGTCGCTCAATTACTATGCAGTCAGCAACCGGGCCATCGCGGCTTCCTACGTCGCGATGAACAGCCTCCACGCATACATGGCGGCGGCGAGCGTGACGGGTTCGATGATGCGGGCCTCGGAGGCGAACTTCAAGGAGTTCGCGAGGCGCGAGAAAATCATGTGCAGTTGCAAGGGGTGCTACGAGCACTGCCTGCACGCCATGGAAGCGACGAAGATCGCGACTGAGTTCGCCAACGCGGGCCGTCAGTACGACCAGAAGGTCCGTGCCCTGGAGTCCAGCTTCAACGCCGCGATTCGAGGGCTCGACGTCATGGTGGACAACCTGCATGCCTCTCAGCGCGAGGCGCATTCCCAGACGCTCCAGGCCATCCAGGATGGCCGCAGCCATGGCCTGTCGCTCCTGGCGGACTACACCGCGCCGGAAGTCGGGGCGCTGCCGCAGGCCGTGGGGGGGCTCAACGCGAATGAATTCAACTGCGCGGTGGATGGGATGAACTGCCGGGGGAGCGTGGAGAACGCCTCGCCCGAAGCGCTCGCCAGGGTCATGACGGAAATCTCCAACGCCACCCGTTCTGGCTGGCCGGCGGCACGAAAGACCGGCGCGCGCGGGGTTGCCAAGCCCCCGTACCTGCATGACGACGTCATCCGGGACCTTCGGGACATCGCACAGAAGAAGCTGTACACGGTGACCTCCCACGAGGGAACGGCGAAGTCGGTTCAGGACAAAAGCCAGGTCAACGACGGCGGGAGGCAAGGCGGTAATCAGGGGACGACGGTTGCCGCGCGAGAGGAAGGGGCGATTCGGAACACCTGGGAGCACCAGCTCACGTCGACCACCGACTACGAGGCGGAGGTCTGGAGCGATGCCAACGGCGGTGACCATACCCCGGGTGGCGCGCACTCGGGCTCGCACAACTTCGAGGGCGTCAACGCCAACGCATTGTCGGGCTGCGCCCGGTCGGGCAACTGCTTCATGAAGTTCCGAGCCAACCCCTCCTCTGGCAGGGATTGGGGGCAGCCGCGCGTGTACAGCTACCTGACGCGGCGACTCCGGGTCGGCGACCCGAGCCGGGCGCCCTGGGAGTTGAACGCGTCGGCCCAGATTCAGCTGGACCATGGCGCGCAGGGGACAGCGACGCTGACGCTCGCGGCGCAGGAGGGCGTGGCGCTCTCCAAGGCGCTCGTCTACTACCACCGCTTCGGCGCGAATGGCTGGCGTGAGGCGCCCAACCTCTTCAGTCCCTACTGGCGCGCGAAGCTGCACCCCATCTCATCCGACGAGGCCGCGGAGGTCCTGGAAGCGGCAGGCAACACGGACGCGTCCCGGCTGGCGCGGGTCCCGGGGGTGTCCCTGTGA
- the hemW gene encoding radical SAM family heme chaperone HemW, translating to MPFDAPVDALTGMPAARFGLYLHFPYCLAKCPYCDFAVAVARQVPEERYARAVLAELDTRLAAEPSLAGKVLDSIFLGGGTPSLWHPRYVAQVLDGIAARLRVAPGVEVSLEGNPERTDAERFAGYRAAGVNRLSLGVQSFQPETLKALGRAHDAAMVEGAVDAARSAGFPVVAMDFIYGVHGQTVAQVEADARRAVALAPEHLSTYALTVERDVLAEDTPLSKRLKRGELELPPDDTVVDMARVVREVYGAAGLHRYEVSNHARPGFSSRHNALYWTGGEYLALGVGATGMLLSPQPHRYVNLRSAERYLVEAEAGRMPEEGREPLGPEELFAERLAMGLRLVSGVDWEAVCERYGQPVEPRRAEVARLVAHGFATLRDGRLALTEKGADVHSAVCARLL from the coding sequence ATGCCTTTCGACGCGCCAGTGGATGCCCTCACAGGAATGCCGGCGGCCCGCTTCGGGCTGTACCTGCATTTCCCGTACTGCCTCGCGAAGTGCCCGTACTGCGACTTCGCGGTGGCGGTGGCGCGGCAGGTGCCGGAGGAGCGCTATGCCCGCGCGGTGCTGGCGGAGCTGGACACCCGGCTGGCCGCCGAGCCCTCGCTCGCGGGGAAGGTGCTCGACTCCATCTTCCTGGGCGGCGGGACGCCGTCCCTGTGGCACCCGCGCTACGTGGCCCAGGTGCTGGACGGCATCGCCGCGAGGCTGCGGGTGGCGCCTGGCGTGGAAGTGTCGCTGGAGGGCAATCCGGAGCGCACGGACGCGGAGCGCTTCGCGGGCTACCGCGCGGCGGGGGTGAACCGGCTGTCGCTGGGCGTGCAGTCCTTCCAGCCGGAGACGCTCAAGGCGTTGGGGCGCGCGCATGACGCGGCCATGGTGGAAGGGGCCGTGGACGCGGCCCGGAGCGCGGGCTTCCCGGTGGTGGCCATGGACTTCATCTATGGCGTGCACGGGCAGACGGTGGCGCAGGTGGAGGCGGATGCGCGCCGGGCGGTGGCGCTGGCCCCCGAGCACCTGTCCACCTACGCGCTGACGGTGGAGCGCGACGTGCTGGCGGAGGACACGCCCCTGTCGAAGCGGCTCAAGCGCGGCGAGCTGGAGCTGCCGCCCGACGACACCGTGGTCGACATGGCGCGGGTGGTGCGCGAGGTGTACGGGGCGGCGGGGCTGCACCGCTATGAGGTGTCCAACCACGCGCGGCCGGGGTTCAGCTCGCGCCACAACGCGCTGTACTGGACGGGCGGGGAGTACCTGGCGCTGGGCGTGGGGGCCACGGGCATGTTGCTGTCGCCCCAGCCGCACCGGTACGTGAACCTGCGCAGCGCGGAGCGCTACCTCGTGGAGGCGGAGGCGGGGCGGATGCCAGAGGAAGGCCGCGAGCCGCTGGGGCCGGAGGAGCTCTTCGCGGAGCGCCTGGCCATGGGCCTGCGGCTGGTGTCGGGCGTGGACTGGGAGGCCGTCTGCGAGCGATATGGGCAGCCGGTGGAGCCCCGTCGGGCGGAAGTCGCGCGGCTGGTGGCGCACGGCTTCGCGACGCTGCGGGACGGGCGGCTGGCATTGACGGAGAAGGGCGCGGACGTCCACAGCGCCGTGTGCGCGCGGCTGCTCTAG
- a CDS encoding SUF system Fe-S cluster assembly regulator, protein MLRMSKMTDYGIVLMTELARAEGDTRTTRELAARTRVPLPSASKVLKSLLQAALVVSHRGANGGYGLARPAHELPLAELVAALEGPVALTECGVHTSGGAPCELESVCQVRGHWRLINDAIQEALGRLTLADLIAPAPRVPERLVGLGTPSRPAPSPAAGHPPSASATGVRS, encoded by the coding sequence ATGCTCCGGATGAGCAAGATGACCGACTACGGCATCGTGCTGATGACCGAGCTGGCTCGCGCGGAGGGTGACACGCGCACCACCCGTGAGCTGGCGGCGCGCACGCGCGTGCCACTTCCCTCGGCCAGCAAGGTGCTCAAGAGCCTGCTCCAGGCGGCGCTCGTGGTGTCGCACCGTGGCGCCAACGGCGGCTACGGACTGGCACGCCCGGCCCATGAGCTTCCGCTGGCCGAACTGGTCGCCGCGCTCGAGGGGCCGGTCGCCCTCACGGAGTGTGGCGTCCACACCTCCGGGGGTGCGCCCTGCGAGCTGGAGTCCGTCTGTCAGGTGCGGGGCCACTGGCGCCTCATCAACGACGCCATCCAGGAGGCCCTGGGGCGGCTGACGCTGGCGGACCTCATCGCCCCGGCGCCCCGCGTGCCAGAGCGCCTCGTGGGCCTGGGGACCCCCTCTCGCCCGGCGCCTTCCCCGGCCGCTGGCCACCCCCCTTCCGCTTCCGCGACAGGAGTTCGCTCATGA
- the sufC gene encoding Fe-S cluster assembly ATPase SufC, translating to MALLTVRNLHARVAGKDILKGIDLEVAPGEVHAIMGPNGSGKSTLASVLAGRDGYEVTQGEVLFDGKPLLELSPEARAAAGVFLAFQYPVEIPGVGNIHFLRTALNAQRRSKGLEELDAMDFLQLAKEKSKLVQLDAAFMNRSVNEGFSGGEKKRNEIFQMAVLEPRLAILDETDSGLDIDALRTVAGGVNALRSPERGMVLITHYQRLLDYIVPDKVHVIAAGRIVRSGGRELALELEEKGYGWLGLDGGKKATAEARR from the coding sequence ATGGCGCTTTTGACTGTTCGCAACCTGCACGCCCGCGTGGCGGGCAAGGACATCCTCAAGGGCATCGACCTGGAGGTCGCGCCCGGCGAGGTCCACGCCATCATGGGCCCCAACGGCTCTGGGAAGAGCACGCTGGCCAGCGTGCTGGCGGGCCGTGACGGCTACGAGGTGACGCAGGGCGAGGTGCTGTTCGACGGCAAGCCGCTGCTGGAGCTGTCGCCCGAGGCGCGCGCCGCCGCGGGCGTGTTCCTCGCCTTCCAGTACCCGGTGGAGATTCCGGGCGTGGGCAACATCCACTTCCTGCGCACCGCGCTCAACGCGCAGCGCCGCTCGAAGGGGCTGGAGGAGCTGGACGCCATGGACTTCCTCCAGCTGGCCAAGGAGAAGTCGAAGCTGGTGCAGCTCGACGCGGCCTTCATGAACCGCTCGGTGAACGAGGGCTTCTCCGGCGGCGAGAAGAAGCGCAACGAGATTTTCCAGATGGCGGTGCTGGAGCCGCGGCTGGCCATCCTCGACGAGACGGACTCCGGCCTGGACATCGACGCGCTGCGCACGGTGGCGGGCGGCGTCAACGCGCTGCGCTCGCCCGAGCGCGGCATGGTGCTGATTACGCACTACCAGCGGCTGCTCGACTACATCGTCCCGGACAAGGTGCACGTCATCGCGGCGGGCCGCATCGTCCGCTCCGGCGGGCGCGAGCTGGCGCTGGAGCTGGAGGAGAAGGGCTACGGCTGGCTGGGGTTGGACGGTGGAAAGAAGGCGACGGCGGAGGCACGGCGATGA